A genomic region of Streptococcus suis contains the following coding sequences:
- the fabK gene encoding enoyl-[acyl-carrier-protein] reductase FabK gives MKTKITELLDIKYPIFQGGMAWVADGDLAGAVSNAGGLGIIGGGNAPKEVVKANIDKVKSITDKPFGVNIMLLSPFADDIVDLVIEEGVKVVTTGAGNPGKYMERLHAAGITVIPVVPSVALAKRMEKLGVDAVIAEGMEAGGHIGKLTTMTLVRQVVEAVSIPVIAAGGIADGAGAAAAFMLGAEAVQVGTRFVVATESNAHQAYKEKVLKAKDIDTTVSASIVGHPVRAIKNKLSSAYAAAEKDFLAGKISADAIEELGAGALRNAVVDGDVTNGSVMAGQIAGLVSKEESCEDILKDIYYGAAKVIKEEASRWASVGE, from the coding sequence ATGAAGACGAAAATAACAGAATTGCTCGATATTAAGTATCCAATTTTTCAAGGTGGTATGGCTTGGGTAGCTGATGGAGATTTGGCTGGTGCCGTATCTAATGCAGGTGGTCTAGGAATCATCGGTGGAGGAAATGCTCCCAAAGAGGTGGTCAAGGCAAATATTGACAAGGTTAAATCTATCACGGACAAGCCTTTCGGTGTCAATATCATGCTTTTGTCTCCTTTTGCGGATGACATTGTTGACTTGGTCATCGAAGAAGGTGTGAAAGTTGTCACTACAGGAGCAGGAAATCCAGGGAAGTATATGGAGCGTCTCCATGCTGCAGGAATTACAGTTATTCCTGTTGTACCGAGTGTAGCCCTTGCAAAACGCATGGAAAAATTAGGGGTAGATGCTGTTATTGCTGAAGGTATGGAAGCCGGAGGCCATATTGGTAAATTGACCACCATGACCTTGGTTCGTCAGGTTGTTGAAGCCGTATCTATTCCTGTTATTGCTGCTGGAGGTATTGCAGATGGTGCAGGTGCAGCGGCAGCATTCATGTTGGGTGCAGAAGCGGTGCAAGTTGGAACTCGTTTTGTAGTAGCTACAGAGTCCAATGCCCATCAGGCTTATAAGGAAAAAGTTTTAAAAGCTAAGGATATTGATACAACTGTATCTGCTTCTATTGTTGGACATCCTGTGAGAGCTATCAAGAATAAGTTGTCATCTGCTTATGCAGCTGCAGAGAAAGATTTCTTGGCAGGTAAAATTTCGGCAGATGCTATTGAAGAACTTGGTGCAGGAGCACTCCGCAATGCAGTTGTTGATGGTGATGTAACAAATGGCTCCGTGATGGCTGGTCAAATTGCTGGTCTGGTTTCTAAAGAAGAATCTTGTGAAGATATTTTGAAAGACATCTATTATGGAGCAGCCAAAGTGATTAAAGAAGAGGCAAGCCGTTGGGCCTCGGTTGGAGAATAG
- the accB gene encoding acetyl-CoA carboxylase biotin carboxyl carrier protein encodes MNITEIKDLMSQFDQSSLREFSYSNAGETLHFSKNQQAIVVPSPAVEAPLVPVAPASPASVPAVETSEPAPVEAGASSVAEGTVVESPLVGVAYLSPAPDKPAFVAVGDTVKKGQTLMIIEAMKVMNEVPADRDGVVTEILVANQDVVEFGQGLVRIK; translated from the coding sequence GTGAATATTACAGAAATAAAGGATTTGATGAGTCAGTTTGACCAGTCAAGTTTGCGAGAATTTTCATATAGCAATGCTGGGGAAACCTTGCATTTCAGTAAAAATCAGCAGGCGATAGTGGTTCCGAGTCCAGCGGTAGAAGCTCCGCTTGTTCCAGTAGCTCCTGCAAGCCCAGCCTCTGTGCCAGCAGTTGAAACGAGTGAACCAGCTCCAGTAGAAGCAGGTGCAAGCTCTGTGGCAGAAGGTACGGTAGTGGAAAGTCCTTTGGTCGGCGTGGCTTATTTGTCACCAGCCCCTGACAAGCCAGCCTTTGTAGCAGTTGGCGATACGGTCAAAAAAGGGCAGACTCTCATGATTATCGAAGCCATGAAGGTCATGAACGAAGTGCCTGCTGACCGTGACGGTGTGGTCACAGAGATTTTGGTGGCCAACCAGGACGTTGTAGAATTTGGACAAGGATTGGTACGCATCAAATGA
- a CDS encoding beta-ketoacyl-ACP synthase III, translating into MRNHAKISQVAHYLPKKIVTNDDLAQRMETSDEWIRSRTGIGQRHIVTGEMTSDLASQVARKLLEKSQLDASEIDFIIVATITPDASMPSTAAMVQAAIGAKKAFAYDLVAACSGFVFALSTAEKFLASGVYKRGLVIGAETLSRSVDWSDRSTAVLFGDGAGGVLLEACEQPSFLAEILRTDGGRGASLTAGIDQKETPFSTQSRQQPFIQMEGRAIFEFATRDVTATMAELLEQADMTVDCVDYFLLHQANIRILDKMARKLGVAREKFPANMDKYGNTSAASLPILLSDCVESGMLRLDGSQTVLMAGFGGGLTWGTLLLQL; encoded by the coding sequence ATGAGAAACCATGCTAAAATCAGTCAGGTGGCCCACTATCTTCCGAAGAAGATTGTGACCAACGATGATTTGGCTCAACGAATGGAGACCAGTGATGAGTGGATTCGTAGCCGTACAGGTATCGGTCAACGACACATTGTTACTGGAGAGATGACGAGTGATTTGGCTAGTCAAGTGGCTAGAAAATTACTGGAAAAGTCTCAGCTAGATGCTAGTGAAATTGACTTCATCATCGTAGCAACGATTACTCCAGATGCTTCAATGCCATCTACGGCAGCTATGGTTCAAGCGGCAATTGGCGCGAAAAAGGCTTTCGCCTATGATCTCGTTGCAGCTTGTTCAGGATTTGTTTTTGCGCTATCAACAGCGGAAAAATTCCTTGCTTCAGGAGTCTATAAGAGAGGGCTTGTCATTGGTGCAGAGACCTTATCTAGGTCTGTCGACTGGTCGGATCGATCAACGGCTGTTTTATTTGGAGATGGTGCTGGAGGAGTTTTGCTGGAAGCGTGCGAACAACCGAGCTTTTTAGCAGAAATCTTGCGAACGGATGGCGGTCGAGGTGCTAGTCTGACAGCAGGGATAGACCAGAAAGAGACGCCATTCTCGACACAAAGTCGTCAACAACCCTTTATCCAAATGGAGGGCAGAGCTATATTTGAATTTGCTACGAGGGATGTTACGGCAACCATGGCAGAGCTGCTAGAACAAGCTGATATGACTGTGGATTGCGTTGATTATTTCTTGCTCCACCAAGCCAATATACGTATCCTAGATAAGATGGCTCGTAAATTGGGAGTGGCGCGTGAAAAATTTCCAGCAAATATGGATAAATATGGCAATACCAGCGCAGCAAGTCTTCCTATTCTCTTATCAGACTGTGTAGAGAGCGGAATGTTGCGATTGGATGGAAGCCAGACTGTTCTCATGGCTGGTTTCGGTGGAGGCCTCACATGGGGAACTCTACTCTTACAACTTTAG
- the accD gene encoding acetyl-CoA carboxylase, carboxyltransferase subunit beta, translating into MAFFRKKDKYIRINPNRSRIESAPQAKPEVPDELFSKCPACKEILYKKDLGLEKTCQHCSYNFRITAQERLALTVDKGSFEELFTGIETKNPLDFPNYLEKLAATSQKTGLDEAVLTGKATISGQPVALGIMDSHFIMASMGTVVGEKITRLFELATEEKLPVVLFTASGGARMQEGIMSLMQMAKISAAVKRHSNAGLFYLTVLTDPTTGGVTASFAMEGDIILAEPQTLVGFAGRRVIESTVRENLPDDFQKAEFLQEHGFVDAIVKRQDLPATIGRLLRMHGGVR; encoded by the coding sequence ATGGCTTTTTTTCGCAAAAAGGACAAATATATCCGCATCAACCCCAATCGTTCGCGGATAGAGTCAGCACCTCAAGCAAAGCCAGAGGTGCCAGATGAACTCTTTTCCAAATGCCCAGCTTGTAAGGAAATCCTCTACAAAAAGGATTTGGGATTAGAGAAAACCTGTCAACACTGTTCCTATAATTTTCGAATTACAGCCCAGGAACGCTTGGCATTGACAGTCGATAAAGGCTCGTTCGAGGAATTGTTTACAGGGATTGAAACCAAAAATCCCTTGGACTTCCCTAATTATTTGGAAAAATTGGCAGCCACCAGTCAAAAGACAGGTTTGGACGAGGCTGTTTTGACAGGAAAGGCGACCATCAGCGGACAACCAGTTGCCCTTGGAATCATGGATTCGCACTTTATCATGGCTTCAATGGGAACGGTGGTCGGTGAGAAAATTACCCGCCTCTTTGAACTGGCTACTGAAGAGAAATTGCCAGTCGTCCTCTTTACCGCCTCTGGCGGTGCTCGGATGCAGGAAGGTATTATGAGCCTGATGCAAATGGCTAAGATTTCGGCAGCTGTAAAACGCCATTCCAATGCTGGCCTCTTTTACCTGACGGTCTTGACAGACCCTACAACAGGAGGTGTGACGGCTAGTTTTGCCATGGAAGGTGATATTATCCTGGCTGAGCCACAGACTTTAGTTGGCTTTGCAGGTCGCAGGGTGATTGAGTCAACTGTACGTGAAAATCTACCAGATGATTTCCAGAAGGCTGAATTTTTACAAGAACATGGCTTTGTTGATGCAATTGTCAAACGTCAGGACTTGCCTGCGACCATTGGTCGCTTGTTGAGAATGCATGGAGGTGTCAGATGA
- a CDS encoding PspC domain-containing protein has product MKKKWYKDKSRGELAGVIAGLYDYFDLYENYGWKLENVRLVVIILAIVTNLPFLTAYIILAILLPDKSELN; this is encoded by the coding sequence ATGAAAAAGAAATGGTATAAGGACAAAAGTCGTGGTGAACTGGCTGGCGTTATCGCAGGTCTTTATGACTACTTTGACCTATATGAAAACTACGGTTGGAAATTAGAAAATGTTCGTTTAGTGGTCATTATATTAGCTATTGTAACCAACCTACCCTTTCTAACTGCCTACATCATTCTGGCTATACTTTTACCAGACAAGTCTGAACTCAACTAA
- a CDS encoding CPBP family intramembrane glutamic endopeptidase: MVSLCQNSLSGSHFRGYLFKKLFEKHKILGIVVSGLIFAFLHGPTDLGSWIIYASPGFLMAYLYYKTDYLIYPIAVHFINNAWAVVAFYYFQ; encoded by the coding sequence TTGGTTAGCCTTTGTCAGAATAGCTTGTCAGGCAGTCATTTCAGAGGCTATCTATTCAAAAAGTTATTTGAAAAGCATAAGATTCTAGGAATTGTAGTATCTGGTTTGATTTTTGCTTTCCTGCATGGACCAACAGATTTGGGTTCATGGATTATTTATGCTAGCCCAGGATTTTTAATGGCTTATCTCTACTACAAGACAGATTACCTCATCTATCCTATAGCAGTGCATTTTATCAATAATGCCTGGGCGGTAGTGGCATTTTACTATTTTCAATAA
- a CDS encoding acyl carrier protein, giving the protein MAVFEKVQEIIVEELGKDAEEVTLTTTFEDLDADSLDLFQVISEIEDAFDIQIDTEEGLTTVGDLVAYVEEKTK; this is encoded by the coding sequence ATGGCAGTATTTGAAAAAGTACAGGAAATCATCGTTGAAGAATTGGGTAAGGATGCTGAAGAAGTAACCCTTACAACAACATTTGAAGATTTAGATGCAGATTCATTGGATCTTTTCCAAGTTATCTCTGAAATCGAAGATGCCTTCGATATTCAAATCGATACTGAAGAAGGCTTGACAACTGTAGGCGATTTGGTTGCTTATGTTGAAGAAAAAACAAAATAA
- a CDS encoding acetyl-CoA carboxylase carboxyl transferase subunit alpha: MTSDVARMIRLARDQARLTTLDYATQFFDDFIELHGDRNFRDDRAVVGGIGFLAGQPVTVIGIQKGKNLQDNLKRNFGQPHPEGYRKALRLMKQAEKFGRPVVTFINTAGAYPGVGAEERGQGEAIARNLMEMSDLKVPIIAIIIGEGGSGGALALAVADQVWMLENSMYAVLSPEGFASILWKDGSRAMEAAELMKITSYELEKLQVVDRVVLENGRATKEVLSDIKENLFSQLAQLQALPLDELLENRYQRFRKY; this comes from the coding sequence ATGACAAGTGATGTAGCACGTATGATCCGTTTGGCACGTGACCAGGCTCGCCTGACGACCTTGGACTATGCCACACAATTCTTTGATGACTTTATCGAACTGCATGGCGATCGGAATTTCCGTGATGACAGAGCAGTTGTGGGTGGCATCGGCTTTCTAGCAGGTCAGCCAGTGACAGTTATCGGTATCCAAAAAGGGAAGAACCTCCAGGACAACCTCAAACGCAACTTTGGTCAGCCCCACCCAGAAGGCTACCGCAAGGCCCTTCGCCTCATGAAGCAGGCGGAGAAGTTTGGTCGCCCAGTTGTCACATTTATTAATACTGCAGGAGCTTATCCAGGCGTCGGTGCAGAGGAGCGTGGACAGGGCGAGGCCATTGCCCGAAACCTAATGGAGATGAGCGACCTCAAGGTACCTATTATCGCCATTATCATCGGCGAGGGAGGCTCTGGCGGAGCCCTTGCTCTAGCAGTCGCAGACCAGGTCTGGATGCTGGAAAACTCTATGTACGCCGTCCTCAGCCCTGAAGGTTTCGCATCAATACTCTGGAAAGACGGCAGTCGGGCCATGGAAGCGGCAGAACTGATGAAGATCACTTCTTATGAGTTGGAGAAACTCCAAGTGGTTGATCGGGTTGTTTTGGAAAATGGCAGAGCGACCAAGGAAGTCTTGTCTGACATCAAGGAAAACTTGTTCAGCCAGTTGGCTCAACTACAAGCATTGCCACTTGATGAGCTGCTCGAAAACCGTTATCAACGCTTTAGAAAATACTAG
- a CDS encoding acetyl-CoA carboxylase biotin carboxylase subunit codes for MFEKILIANRGEIAVRIIRAARELGIATVAVYSEADKEALHTMLADEAVCIGPARSTDSYLNMQSVISAAVVTGAQAIHPGFGFLSENSKFATLCEEVGIKFIGPSGTVMDTMGDKINARAEMIKAQVPVIPGSDGEVLTSQEALAIAEKIGYPVMLKASAGGGGKGIRKVEKAEDLVPAFESASSEAKAAFGNGAMYMERVVYPARHIEVQILADQHGHVIHLGERDCSLQRNNQKVLEEAPSIAIGQTMRDRIGQAAVRAAQSVGYENAGTIEFLLDEAKGEFYFMEMNTRVQVEHPVTEFVTGVDIVKEQIKIAAGQELSVRQEDVKITGHAIECRINAENPAFNFAPSPGKISNLYLPSGGVGLRVDSAVYPGYTIPPYYDSMIAKVIVHGENRFEALMKMQRALYELEIDGVVTNTDFQLDLISDKRVVAGDYDTAYLMEEFLPRYQAEL; via the coding sequence ATGTTTGAGAAGATTTTGATTGCCAATCGTGGTGAGATTGCGGTGCGGATTATTCGTGCGGCCAGGGAGTTGGGGATTGCGACGGTGGCTGTCTATTCAGAGGCTGACAAGGAAGCCCTCCACACCATGTTGGCAGATGAGGCTGTCTGTATCGGACCTGCTCGTTCGACAGATTCCTATCTCAATATGCAGTCGGTCATCTCGGCGGCTGTTGTGACAGGTGCCCAGGCTATTCATCCCGGCTTTGGATTTTTGAGTGAAAACTCCAAATTCGCCACCCTCTGTGAAGAGGTTGGTATCAAGTTCATCGGACCTTCTGGAACGGTCATGGATACCATGGGGGATAAAATCAATGCTCGGGCAGAGATGATTAAGGCTCAAGTGCCTGTCATTCCAGGCTCAGACGGTGAGGTCTTGACCAGCCAAGAAGCCCTTGCAATCGCTGAAAAGATTGGCTATCCTGTCATGCTCAAGGCATCGGCAGGTGGTGGCGGTAAGGGGATTCGTAAGGTGGAAAAAGCCGAAGACCTAGTGCCTGCCTTTGAATCAGCTTCCAGCGAAGCCAAGGCAGCTTTTGGCAACGGTGCCATGTATATGGAGCGTGTCGTCTATCCAGCCCGCCACATCGAAGTACAGATTTTGGCAGACCAGCACGGTCATGTCATCCATCTGGGAGAACGGGACTGTTCCCTTCAACGCAACAACCAGAAAGTCTTGGAAGAAGCTCCGTCGATTGCTATTGGCCAGACCATGCGGGATCGTATCGGTCAAGCAGCAGTGCGGGCTGCCCAGTCAGTTGGCTATGAAAATGCAGGAACCATTGAGTTCCTATTGGATGAAGCCAAGGGCGAATTTTACTTCATGGAAATGAACACACGGGTGCAGGTGGAACATCCAGTTACCGAGTTTGTCACCGGTGTGGATATTGTCAAGGAGCAAATCAAGATCGCGGCTGGTCAGGAACTCAGCGTCCGTCAAGAAGATGTGAAGATTACAGGTCATGCTATTGAATGCCGGATCAATGCTGAAAATCCAGCCTTCAACTTCGCCCCAAGTCCAGGTAAGATTTCCAATCTCTACCTGCCAAGTGGTGGCGTTGGTCTGCGTGTGGACTCGGCAGTTTATCCAGGCTACACCATTCCGCCTTATTACGATTCCATGATTGCCAAGGTTATCGTGCATGGGGAAAATCGTTTTGAAGCTCTGATGAAGATGCAGCGAGCCCTCTACGAATTGGAAATTGACGGAGTGGTGACCAATACCGACTTCCAGCTGGATTTAATTTCCGACAAGCGAGTGGTGGCTGGTGATTACGACACCGCCTACCTCATGGAAGAATTTTTACCCCGCTATCAAGCAGAATTATAG
- the fabD gene encoding ACP S-malonyltransferase, with protein MTKTAFLFAGQGSQTVGMARDLYEYSPIVRETFDQASQILGYDIRDLIDNQEDKLHQTRYTQPAILTTSVAIFRLLEEEGIQPDMVAGLSLGEYSALVASGALAFEDAIDLIAKRGKYMETAAPAGTGKMVAVLNTDVNLIEEVCSSVTSGIVSPANYNTPAQIVIGGEVAAVDEAVELLKEAGVKRMIPLNVFGPFHTALLKPASDQLALALEQVEFADFQVELVGNTEAKVMKKEDIKSLLTRQVMEPVRFYESIATMQEAGVTNFIEIGPGKVLSGFIKKIDKTAHVVAIEDIEGLQIVLNKS; from the coding sequence ATGACAAAGACAGCTTTTCTTTTTGCAGGTCAAGGGTCTCAGACAGTGGGGATGGCTCGCGACCTTTACGAATATTCCCCGATAGTTAGAGAAACGTTTGACCAGGCTAGTCAGATTCTGGGGTATGACATTCGCGACCTGATTGACAATCAAGAGGATAAATTACATCAGACTCGCTATACCCAGCCTGCTATTTTGACTACTTCTGTGGCTATTTTTCGACTGTTGGAAGAAGAGGGAATACAACCTGATATGGTAGCTGGTCTATCCTTGGGAGAATATTCAGCTCTGGTGGCATCGGGAGCTTTGGCCTTTGAAGATGCGATTGACCTGATTGCTAAGCGTGGTAAATATATGGAAACGGCTGCGCCAGCAGGGACTGGTAAGATGGTTGCTGTTCTCAACACAGATGTCAACCTGATTGAAGAAGTCTGTTCGTCAGTTACCTCTGGGATTGTTTCCCCAGCCAACTACAACACACCAGCCCAAATCGTCATCGGAGGCGAGGTGGCTGCAGTGGATGAGGCGGTTGAATTGCTGAAGGAAGCAGGTGTCAAGCGGATGATTCCGCTCAATGTATTTGGCCCCTTTCACACGGCTCTTTTAAAACCAGCATCAGACCAGTTAGCCCTGGCCTTGGAGCAGGTGGAATTTGCGGACTTCCAAGTAGAGTTGGTCGGTAATACGGAAGCCAAGGTCATGAAAAAAGAGGACATCAAGTCCCTCTTGACCCGTCAAGTGATGGAACCAGTCCGTTTTTATGAGTCAATCGCAACCATGCAGGAAGCTGGCGTGACTAACTTTATTGAAATCGGTCCAGGTAAAGTCTTATCAGGATTTATCAAGAAAATCGATAAGACGGCGCATGTTGTAGCAATTGAAGATATAGAGGGGCTACAAATAGTATTGAATAAATCATGA
- the fabG gene encoding 3-oxoacyl-[acyl-carrier-protein] reductase — protein MELTNKNVFVTGSSRGIGLAIAHKFASLGANVVLNGRSQLGQEILDSFADYGVKVLAISGDISSAEDAKRMVAEAIETLGSVDILVNNAGITKDGMALRMTEEDFDTVLKVNLTGTFNMTQAVLKPMTKAREGAIINLSSVSGLIGNAGQANYSASKAGVIGFTKAIAREVAGRNVRVNAIAPGFIQSDMTDVLSDKIKEAMTAQIPMKRFGATKEVADVAVFLAKQEYLTGQVIAVDGGLTMQ, from the coding sequence ATGGAATTAACAAATAAAAATGTTTTTGTAACAGGTTCAAGTCGAGGAATCGGATTGGCCATTGCCCATAAGTTTGCCAGTCTTGGTGCCAATGTGGTACTGAACGGTCGTAGTCAATTAGGGCAAGAGATTCTGGATAGCTTTGCAGATTACGGTGTGAAAGTCCTCGCTATTTCAGGAGATATTTCGAGCGCGGAAGATGCCAAACGAATGGTGGCAGAAGCTATCGAAACCCTCGGTAGCGTCGATATTTTGGTCAATAATGCAGGGATTACCAAAGACGGTATGGCTCTTCGTATGACAGAAGAGGATTTTGATACGGTTCTGAAGGTAAATCTTACTGGAACTTTTAATATGACGCAGGCTGTTTTGAAACCAATGACAAAGGCTCGTGAGGGTGCTATTATCAATCTATCAAGTGTATCTGGCTTGATTGGAAATGCTGGACAGGCCAACTATTCTGCTTCTAAGGCAGGTGTGATTGGATTTACTAAAGCCATTGCCCGTGAGGTTGCAGGGCGAAATGTTCGTGTCAATGCGATTGCGCCGGGCTTTATCCAGTCTGATATGACAGATGTTTTATCTGACAAGATTAAAGAAGCTATGACGGCACAAATTCCTATGAAACGCTTTGGTGCGACAAAAGAAGTAGCTGATGTTGCTGTATTCCTTGCCAAGCAAGAATATCTAACAGGACAGGTGATTGCTGTTGACGGCGGCTTGACCATGCAGTAA
- the fabF gene encoding beta-ketoacyl-ACP synthase II: MTKLNRVVVTGYGLTSPIGNTPEEFWDSLKAGKIGIGKITKFDTSEYSVHNAAELKDFPFDKYFVKKDTNRYDNYSLYALYAAKEAIANAQLDTETVDSDRFGVILSTGIGGILEIEEQVARMNEKGPKRIRPMALPKALPNMAAGNIAMQVGANGVCKCIITACASSNDALGEAFREIKFGFQDVMLAGGAEAAITPFAIGGFQALTAMSTTEDPERASIPFDKDRNGFVMGEGSAVLVLESLEHAEARGATILAEIVGYGNTCDAYHMTSPHPEGLGAIKAMKLAISEAGLEPADIDYINAHGTSTPANEKGESQAIVSVFGKNTPVSSTKSFTGHLLGAAGAVEAAAVIEAMRHSYAPKTAGTTELSEDIEADVIYGQGRDIEIRHAISNTFGFGGHNSVIAFKRWEA; encoded by the coding sequence ATGACAAAATTAAATCGTGTAGTAGTAACAGGCTACGGTCTGACATCTCCAATCGGAAATACGCCAGAGGAGTTCTGGGATAGTTTGAAAGCAGGGAAAATTGGGATCGGAAAGATTACCAAGTTTGATACCAGTGAATATTCGGTCCATAATGCTGCGGAATTAAAAGATTTTCCTTTTGACAAATATTTCGTTAAAAAGGATACAAATCGCTACGATAATTACTCGCTCTATGCACTCTATGCAGCTAAAGAAGCGATTGCTAATGCACAGCTGGATACAGAGACGGTGGATAGTGACCGTTTTGGCGTTATCTTGTCAACAGGTATTGGTGGTATTTTGGAAATTGAAGAGCAAGTGGCTCGGATGAACGAAAAAGGTCCAAAACGCATTCGTCCCATGGCTCTTCCAAAGGCCTTGCCAAATATGGCGGCTGGAAATATTGCTATGCAGGTCGGTGCAAATGGTGTCTGCAAGTGTATCATCACAGCCTGCGCTTCATCAAATGATGCCTTAGGAGAAGCCTTCCGTGAAATCAAGTTTGGTTTCCAAGATGTCATGTTGGCAGGTGGAGCAGAAGCAGCCATTACTCCATTTGCAATCGGTGGTTTCCAAGCTTTGACAGCTATGTCGACTACTGAGGATCCAGAACGTGCGTCTATTCCATTTGACAAGGACCGCAATGGTTTTGTCATGGGAGAGGGTTCCGCGGTTTTAGTATTGGAAAGTTTGGAACACGCAGAAGCGCGTGGGGCGACGATTTTGGCTGAAATCGTCGGTTATGGAAATACTTGCGATGCTTACCACATGACTTCTCCACATCCAGAAGGTCTGGGTGCTATTAAGGCCATGAAGTTGGCCATTTCAGAAGCAGGTTTAGAGCCAGCTGATATTGATTATATCAATGCCCATGGTACTTCGACACCGGCTAATGAAAAAGGGGAAAGCCAAGCTATCGTATCCGTCTTCGGCAAGAACACGCCAGTTTCTTCTACCAAGTCCTTCACAGGGCACTTGTTGGGGGCGGCGGGTGCAGTTGAGGCGGCAGCTGTCATTGAGGCTATGCGTCATTCTTACGCACCAAAGACAGCTGGTACGACAGAATTATCTGAAGATATTGAAGCGGATGTCATTTATGGACAGGGGCGTGATATAGAAATCCGCCATGCCATTTCAAATACATTTGGCTTTGGAGGTCACAATTCGGTGATTGCTTTCAAACGTTGGGAGGCTTAA
- the fabZ gene encoding 3-hydroxyacyl-ACP dehydratase FabZ yields the protein MIDILKIKEALPHRYPMLLVDRVLEVSEDEIVALKNVTINEPFFNGHFPDYPVMPGVLIMEALAQTAGVLELSKEENKGKLVFYAGMDKVKFKKQVVPGDQLIMTAKFVKRRGTIAVVEAKAEVDGKLAASGMLTFAIGK from the coding sequence ATGATTGATATTTTGAAAATTAAAGAGGCTCTTCCTCATCGCTATCCAATGCTCTTGGTCGATCGTGTCCTTGAAGTATCGGAAGATGAGATTGTCGCCCTCAAAAATGTGACCATTAACGAGCCCTTCTTCAACGGGCATTTCCCAGACTATCCTGTCATGCCAGGTGTTCTCATCATGGAGGCTTTGGCACAAACCGCAGGTGTCTTGGAGTTGTCCAAGGAAGAAAACAAGGGCAAGCTGGTTTTTTATGCCGGCATGGATAAGGTTAAATTTAAGAAGCAAGTTGTACCTGGTGACCAGTTGATCATGACTGCTAAATTTGTCAAACGCCGTGGAACCATTGCGGTCGTTGAGGCAAAGGCAGAGGTGGACGGAAAACTGGCTGCGTCGGGGATGTTGACTTTTGCTATTGGAAAATAA
- a CDS encoding CPBP family intramembrane glutamic endopeptidase: METFSQRLKWLGRKLWLLVRVLGLLVLAVIPDLILDNSVSQVAQWAAGLVSLVLIVFMYWRAEKNGLAIWDRKFLTWKGFGLVALTFSIAYLSKKLGYFIMELQGIEDTANQLDIETILQKIPAWLAFINFVCLPAISEEIIVRGYLFKKLFEKYKMLGIVVSGLIFALLHGPTDLGSWVLYSLPGFLFGYLYYKTDYLIYPMAVHFINNAWAFLAYYYL; encoded by the coding sequence ATGGAAACATTCAGTCAACGATTGAAATGGCTTGGTCGAAAACTTTGGCTTTTGGTGAGAGTGCTTGGCTTGTTAGTCCTTGCTGTTATTCCGGATTTAATATTGGATAATTCTGTCTCGCAAGTCGCGCAATGGGCTGCAGGTTTGGTATCACTGGTTTTGATTGTTTTTATGTACTGGCGAGCTGAGAAGAATGGGCTTGCCATTTGGGATAGAAAATTCCTGACCTGGAAGGGCTTTGGGCTGGTAGCACTAACATTTTCCATAGCTTATTTAAGTAAAAAGCTGGGTTATTTTATTATGGAGCTTCAAGGAATTGAGGATACCGCCAATCAGCTTGATATTGAAACGATTTTGCAGAAGATTCCAGCTTGGCTAGCCTTCATAAATTTTGTATGTCTACCTGCTATTTCAGAAGAAATAATTGTTAGAGGTTATCTGTTCAAGAAGTTATTTGAAAAGTACAAGATGTTGGGAATTGTAGTATCTGGTTTGATTTTTGCCCTTTTACATGGACCAACGGATTTGGGTTCTTGGGTTTTGTATTCCCTTCCGGGTTTCCTGTTTGGGTACCTGTATTATAAGACGGATTACCTCATCTATCCCATGGCAGTTCATTTTATCAATAATGCTTGGGCCTTTTTGGCTTACTATTATCTATAG